The Anolis carolinensis isolate JA03-04 chromosome 2, rAnoCar3.1.pri, whole genome shotgun sequence genome has a window encoding:
- the LOC103277687 gene encoding interferon beta-like → MVTKGWLLLIALAMVIIMEVSSQDCGQLLTRLREANQANLDVLHRNMGPSISQQCIDDVFSFSHREALGNINVSEEGNAKAAIQEVLQQTGHIFKQNYTEMPWDEDSLRAFHAGLDQQSENLKSCLSASPRIQLTRLRVKKYFRSLSNLLKEKEYSRCAWEIIQIQVKQCFLWIEKIIQEIQNKA, encoded by the exons ATGGTCACCAAAGGCTGGCTTTTGCTTATTGCCCTCGCCATGGTCATCATTATGGAAGTCTCATCTCAGGACTGTGGCCAACTTCTCACCAGGCTACGGGAAGCCAACCAGGCCAACCTGGACGTTCTCCATAGAAATATGGGACCCTCCATTTCCCAACAATGCATCGATGATGTATTCAGCTTCTCTCACAGAGAAGCTCTGGGAAACATTAATGTCTCTGAGGAGGGGAATGCCAAGGCGGCCATACAAGAAGTCCTTCAGCAGACAGGTCACATCTTCAAGCAGAACTACACCGAAATGCCATGGGATGAGGATTCCTTGAGAGCTTTCCATGCTGGACTGGATCAGCAAAGTGAGAACCTGAAGAGCTGCCTGAGTGCATCTCCAAGGATCCAGCTCACCAGGCTGAGAGTGAAAAAATATTTCCGAAGCCTGAGTAACCTCCTGAAAGAGAAAGAGTATAGCCGGTGTGCCTGGGAGATCATCCAGATCCAAGTCAAGCAATGTTTCCTCTGGATTGAGAAAATCATTCAAGAGATCCAAAACAAAG CTTAA
- the LOC103277686 gene encoding interferon kappa, whose product MVTKGWLLHSVVAMVLIIEVFSQDCGQFLTRLRQANKANLELLNSKMNSTIPQQCIEDVFSFSLKNKLPSNLDVSEAENAKVAIQEVLQQTGHIFRQNCTEMLWDEDFLRAFHAGLDQQSENLKSCLSASPRSQRIQLTRLRVKRYFRSLNDFLKEKEYNRCAWEIIQIQVKQCFLWIENLIPMIRNEGTYFAQYQTAAIQNLIA is encoded by the exons ATGGTCACCAAAGGCTGGCTTTTGCATAGTGTCGTGGCCATGGTCCTGATCATTGAAGTCTTCTCTCAAGATTGTGGCCAATTCCTCACCAGGTTAAGGCAAGCCAACAAGGCCAACCTGGAACTTCTCAACAGCAAGATGAATTCCACCATTCCCCAACAATGCATTGAGGATGTATTCAGCTTCTCCCTGAAGAACAAACTCCCCTCAAACCTTGATGTCTCTGAGGCGGAGAATGCCAAGGTGGCCATCCAAGAAGTCCTCCAGCAGACAGGTCACATCTTCAGACAGAACTGTACTGAAATGTTGTGGGATGAGGATTTCTTGAGAGCTTTCCATGCTGGACTGGATCAGCAGAGTGAGAACCTGAAGAGCTGCCTGAGTGCATCTCCAAGGAGTCAGAGGATCCAGCTCACCAGGCTGAGAGTGAAAAGATACTTCCGAAGCCTGAATGACTTTCTGAAAGAGAAAGAGTACAACCGGTGTGCCTGGGAGATTATCCAAATCCAAGTCAAGCAATGTTTTCTCTGGATTGAAAATCTCATCCCAATGATCCGAAATGAAG GTACTTACTTTGCTCAGTATCAAACTGCAGCCATTCAAAATTTGATTGCATGA
- the LOC103277688 gene encoding interferon kappa-like has product MITKGWLLPIALTMVLITEVSSQDCGQLLARLRQANKANLELLNSKMNSTIPQQCIEGVFSFSLKNKLPTNRDVSEEENAKVAIQEVLQQTGHIFRQNCTEMLWDEDSLRAFHAGLDQQSENLKSCLSASPRSRRIQLTSLRVKRYFRSLNDFLKEKEYNRCAWEIIQIQVKQCFLWIEKLIQEIQSKA; this is encoded by the exons ATGATCACCAAAGGCTGGCTTTTGCCTATTGCTCTGACCATGGTCCTCATTACCGAAGTCTCATCTCAGGACTGTGGCCAACTTCTTGCCAGGCTAAGGCAAGCCAACAAGGCCAACCTGGAACTTCTCAACAGCAAGATGAATTCCACCATTCCACAACAATGCATTGAAGGTGTATTCAGCTTCTCCCTGAAGAACAAACTCCCCACAAACCGTGATGTCTCTGAGGAGGAGAATGCCAAGGTGGCCATCCAAGAAGTCCTCCAGCAGACAGGTCACATCTTCAGACAGAACTGTACTGAAATGCTGTGGGATGAGGATTCCTTGAGAGCTTTCCATGCTGGACTGGATCAGCAGAGTGAGAACCTGAAGAGCTGCCTGAGTGCATCTCCAAGGAGTCGGAGGATCCAGCTCACCAGTCTGAGAGTGAAAAGATACTTCCGAAGCCTGAATGACTTTCTGAAAGAGAAAGAGTACAACCGGTGTGCCTGGGAAATCATCCAGATACAAGTGAAGCAATGTTTTCTCTGGATTGAGAAACTTATTCAAGAGATCCAAAGCAAAG CTTAA